In Geobacillus kaustophilus, a genomic segment contains:
- a CDS encoding M24 family metallopeptidase, with protein MNQRLQAFSSWLQQQHSSFAFITSSANVFYLSGFWCDPHERLLALLVFPDGEPALVCPQMEAPRARRSGFGFTVIGYNDSTDPWEEIRRHLEARGAKPGLIAIEKHHLSFARFERLSALFPNAKWHDAEEKLRQLRLIKDEQEMKVLRQAAELADKAIEIGVSAIRPGVTELELVAVIEYELKKLGVEGMSFPTTVLAGAKSADPHGAPGTAAVAPGDFVLFDLGVIVDGYCSDITRTVVCQTASDEQRLIYDTVRRAQQSAIDACRPQTAMGEIDRAARNVIEQAGYGPFFTHRVGHGLGIEIHEYPSLHGDNNEPLAPGMVFTIEPGIYVPSIGGVRIEDDVAVTNDGVEVLTSFSKELLIV; from the coding sequence ATGAACCAACGGCTGCAAGCATTTTCCTCTTGGCTTCAACAACAACATAGTTCATTCGCCTTCATCACGTCAAGCGCGAACGTTTTTTATTTGAGCGGATTTTGGTGCGACCCACACGAACGACTGCTGGCGCTTTTGGTCTTCCCTGACGGCGAACCGGCGCTCGTCTGCCCGCAAATGGAAGCCCCGCGCGCCCGCCGGAGCGGCTTTGGGTTTACGGTGATCGGCTACAACGACAGCACCGACCCATGGGAAGAGATCCGGCGCCATCTCGAAGCGCGCGGCGCAAAACCCGGCTTGATTGCCATCGAGAAACACCATTTGTCGTTCGCCCGTTTCGAGCGGCTCTCGGCGTTGTTTCCCAACGCCAAATGGCATGACGCCGAAGAAAAGCTGCGCCAGCTTCGCCTGATTAAGGATGAGCAGGAAATGAAGGTGTTGCGCCAAGCGGCGGAGCTCGCCGACAAAGCGATCGAAATCGGCGTATCGGCCATCCGCCCGGGCGTGACGGAGCTCGAGCTTGTCGCCGTTATTGAATATGAGCTGAAAAAACTCGGCGTTGAAGGGATGTCGTTTCCAACGACCGTGCTTGCGGGCGCAAAATCAGCCGATCCGCACGGCGCGCCGGGAACGGCGGCGGTCGCACCAGGCGATTTCGTGCTGTTCGATTTGGGCGTCATCGTTGATGGGTATTGCTCCGACATTACCCGCACCGTCGTCTGTCAGACGGCAAGCGACGAACAGCGGCTCATTTACGATACCGTCCGGCGCGCCCAGCAGTCGGCAATCGATGCCTGCCGCCCGCAAACCGCGATGGGCGAGATCGACCGCGCCGCCCGAAACGTCATCGAACAAGCCGGCTACGGCCCGTTTTTCACCCACCGCGTCGGGCACGGCTTAGGGATCGAGATCCATGAATACCCATCGCTTCATGGCGACAACAACGAACCGCTCGCCCCCGGCATGGTGTTTACAATCGAACCGGGCATTTACGTCCCATCCATCGGCGGCGTGCGCATTGAAGACGACGTCGCGGTCACGAATGATGGCGTCGAAGTGCTGACATCGTTTTCAAAGGAATTGCTCATTGTGTAA
- a CDS encoding metal-dependent hydrolase: MKISYHGHSVVRIETNGKTILIDPFITGNATTDLNAADVKADVILLTHGHGDHVGDTVEIAKRNNALVVAAFELATYLSWQGVETFGMNIGGAREFDFGTVKFTQAFHSSGFVTDDKQIIYLGMPTGILFTAEGKTIYHAGDTGLFSDMKLIGERHSIDVAFLPIGDSFTMGPEDAAVAAAWLGAKLVVPIHYNTFPPIAQDPERFVSLLPPGVGRALKPGESIEL; the protein is encoded by the coding sequence ATGAAAATCAGCTACCATGGCCATTCAGTCGTCCGCATTGAGACGAACGGAAAAACGATTTTGATCGACCCGTTCATCACCGGCAATGCGACGACCGATCTGAACGCAGCGGATGTGAAAGCGGATGTCATTTTGTTGACGCACGGGCATGGGGACCATGTCGGCGATACGGTTGAGATCGCCAAGCGGAACAACGCCCTTGTCGTGGCCGCATTTGAGCTGGCGACGTATTTAAGCTGGCAAGGCGTCGAGACGTTTGGCATGAACATCGGCGGCGCGCGCGAATTTGACTTTGGCACCGTCAAGTTCACGCAGGCGTTTCACAGCTCTGGGTTTGTGACCGACGACAAGCAAATTATTTATTTAGGCATGCCGACCGGCATTTTGTTCACGGCCGAAGGCAAAACGATCTATCATGCCGGCGACACCGGGCTGTTTTCCGACATGAAGCTGATCGGCGAGCGCCATTCCATTGACGTTGCCTTCCTGCCGATCGGCGACAGCTTCACGATGGGGCCGGAAGACGCGGCGGTTGCCGCCGCTTGGCTCGGGGCAAAACTTGTCGTACCGATCCATTACAACACGTTCCCGCCGATCGCCCAAGACCCCGAACGGTTCGTCTCGCTCCTTCCGCCGGGCGTCGGCCGCGCGTTGAAACCGGGGGAAAGCATCGAGCTGTAA
- a CDS encoding CBS domain-containing protein, with product MATKHEQILEYIHRLPIGEKISVRQIAKEMGVSEGTAYRAIKDAENKGYVSTIERVGTIRIEKKRKENIEKLTYAEVVNIVDGQVLGGREGLHKTLNRFVIGAMQLEAMMRYTGAGDLLIVGNRTKAHELALEAGAAVLITGGFDTADHVKKLADERQLPIISTSYDTFTVATMINRAIYDQLIKKEIVLVEDILIPLDKTAYLRVNDPIERWYALNKETRHSRFPVVDDELKVQGVVTAKDVLDVDRQLPIEKVMTKQPITVNGKTSVAFASHIMVWEGIELLPVVDDYNRLQGIISRQDVLKALQMAQRQPQVGETIDDLITAQFRESGDKETLFRCTITPQMTNYLGTLSYGVFATIVTEAAARMLRAYKRGDLVMENITIYFIKPVQIDSTVDVRAKLLELGRKFGKVDVEVYNEGDLVGKAMMMCQLIDR from the coding sequence TTGGCGACAAAACACGAACAAATTTTGGAATACATCCATCGGCTGCCGATCGGCGAAAAAATTTCCGTCCGGCAGATTGCCAAGGAAATGGGCGTGAGCGAAGGGACGGCGTACCGGGCGATCAAGGACGCTGAGAACAAAGGGTATGTGAGCACGATTGAGCGCGTCGGCACGATTCGGATCGAGAAGAAGCGGAAAGAAAACATTGAGAAGCTCACCTACGCCGAAGTCGTCAACATCGTCGACGGGCAGGTGCTCGGCGGGCGTGAAGGGCTGCATAAGACGCTCAACCGCTTTGTCATCGGGGCGATGCAGCTGGAGGCGATGATGCGCTATACGGGCGCAGGGGATTTGCTGATTGTCGGCAACCGGACGAAGGCTCATGAGCTGGCGCTCGAAGCCGGAGCGGCGGTGCTCATCACCGGGGGGTTTGATACGGCCGATCACGTGAAAAAGCTCGCCGACGAGCGGCAGCTGCCGATCATTTCGACGAGCTATGACACGTTTACGGTCGCGACGATGATCAACCGGGCGATTTACGACCAGCTCATCAAAAAAGAAATTGTGTTGGTCGAGGATATTCTCATTCCGCTTGACAAAACAGCGTACTTGCGCGTCAATGATCCGATTGAGCGGTGGTATGCGTTGAACAAAGAGACGCGCCATAGCCGGTTTCCGGTCGTCGATGATGAGCTGAAAGTGCAAGGGGTTGTGACGGCAAAAGACGTGCTCGATGTCGACCGTCAGCTGCCAATCGAAAAGGTGATGACGAAGCAGCCGATTACGGTGAACGGAAAAACGTCAGTGGCGTTTGCTTCTCATATTATGGTATGGGAAGGAATTGAGCTTCTCCCGGTGGTGGATGACTATAACCGGCTGCAAGGAATCATCAGCCGCCAAGACGTGTTAAAAGCGCTGCAAATGGCGCAGCGCCAGCCGCAAGTCGGGGAGACGATCGATGATCTCATCACCGCCCAGTTTCGTGAGTCAGGCGACAAAGAAACGCTGTTTCGCTGCACGATCACCCCGCAAATGACGAACTATTTAGGGACGCTCTCGTACGGCGTGTTTGCGACGATCGTCACCGAGGCGGCGGCGCGGATGCTTCGCGCGTACAAACGAGGCGATTTGGTGATGGAAAATATTACGATTTACTTCATCAAGCCGGTGCAAATCGACAGCACGGTCGACGTGCGGGCAAAGCTTTTAGAGCTCGGGCGCAAGTTCGGGAAAGTGGATGTCGAAGTGTATAATGAAGGCGATCTTGTCGGCAAAGCAATGATGATGTGCCAGCTGATCGACCGATAA
- a CDS encoding YtpI family protein: MPVLVIFIIFSFSFYVYYKIRYVRSQRPMERRFLSAKSSMALGLFVALFGINQLFLYQTTVTYIICAIFIALGFGSVWAGYRAYRCYLPQAVEEAKEAAKQR, translated from the coding sequence ATGCCAGTCCTGGTTATTTTCATTATATTTTCCTTTTCGTTTTACGTCTATTATAAAATCCGCTACGTCCGCTCCCAGCGTCCGATGGAACGCCGCTTTCTCTCGGCGAAATCGAGCATGGCGCTCGGACTGTTCGTTGCCTTGTTCGGGATCAACCAATTGTTTTTGTATCAGACAACCGTGACCTATATCATCTGCGCCATTTTTATCGCCTTAGGCTTCGGGAGCGTTTGGGCCGGCTACCGCGCCTACCGCTGCTATCTGCCGCAGGCGGTCGAAGAGGCAAAGGAAGCGGCAAAACAAAGGTAA